From a region of the Pogona vitticeps strain Pit_001003342236 chromosome 7, PviZW2.1, whole genome shotgun sequence genome:
- the CYB5D2 gene encoding neuferricin isoform X2, giving the protein MLRGGALAVLALGCAAAWLWRRGFDPRSWLGDPVLSAAELSRYTGTEESAGLYLAVLGQVFDVQRGRRHYGPGGAYSFFSGKDASRAFATGDFTPAGLVDDISGLSPSEMLIIQNWLSFYTKNYVRIGKVAGRFYHENGTPTEVLRQARDLIENGQKLQAQEEEKKQQFPPCNSEWSSTGGSRVWCSKQSVLMFFQIESPLLSTRTINILYTWRSQQRLDRCPQEAV; this is encoded by the exons ATGCTGCGCGGGGGAGCGCTGGCGGTCTTGGCTCTCGGCTGCGCGGCCGCCTGGCTCTGGCGTCGTGGGTTCGATCCCCGCTCGTGGCTCGGGGATCCCGTCTTGAGCGCCGCCGAATTGAGCCGCTACACGGGGACGGAGGAGAGCGCCGGGCTGTACCTGGCGGTGCTGGGGCAGGTCTTCGACGTGCAGCGGGGACGCCGGCATTACGGGCCCGGGGGCGCATACAGCTTCTTCTCAG GTAAAGATGCTTCCAGGGCTTTTGCAACAGGCGACTTTACCCCAGCTGGACTGGTGGATGATATTTCTGGCCTTTCGCCCTCGGAAATGCTGATCATCCAGAACTGGCTTTCCTTCTATACTAAGAATTACGTGCGTATCG GTAAAGTGGCCGGGCGATTCTACCACGAAAACGGGACACCTACCGAGGTTCTGCGGCAAGCCCGGGACCTCATTGAAAATGGACAGAAGCTGCAGGctcaggaagaggagaagaagcagcagtttCCGCCATGCAATTCAGAATGGAGTTCCACTGGAGGAAGTCGTGTCTGGTGTTCCAAACAGAG CGTGCTGATGTTTTTCCAGATTGAAAGCCCATTGTTATCGACTAGGACTATAAACATCCTTTACACG TGGAGGAGTCAACAGAGACTGGACCGGTGTCCCCAGGAAGCTGTATGA
- the LOC110089230 gene encoding putative methyltransferase DDB_G0268948, translating into MAARLFEGKDHAVFYQKYRFSLQENQQRVIFSYLDEKLSSFRLAVDVGCGSGQCTHLLAKRFEKVVGTDISDAQIEEANRAPHPPNVSYLVCPAEKLPFEDHSVDLVTAFSAAHWFDIPRFMVELERVLKPTGCVILSSSTLDMRLHYGDRTEKLTQIFTQFQEQLSVYANEKINRVTDDYEEIFMSLPFQDKKRITGVLDKVPMTVAELMGLIQSFSMYQMFLKDQPEAAKAALQNTEQRILETMGVSSKETQLEYWTRQVCVLGCRSS; encoded by the exons ATGGCCGCCCGCTTGTTCGAGGGGAAAGACCACGCAGTTTTCTACCAGAAATACCGGTTCTCCCTCCAGGAGAACCAGCAAAGGGTGATTTTCTCATACCTGGATGAAAAG TTGAGTTCTTTTCGTCTGGCCGTGGACGTGGGGTGCGGCTCAGGCCAGTGCACTCACCTGCTGGCCAAGCGTTTCGAGAAGGTGGTCGGGACCGACATCAGCGATGCTCAGATTGAGGAAGCCAATCGGGCGCCCCACCCTCCCAACGTCTCTTACCT CGTCTGCCCGGCGGAGAAGCTGCCCTTCGAAGACCACTCCGTGGACCTGGTGACGGCGTTTTCGGCGGCCCACTGGTTCGACATTCCTCGCTTCATGGTGGAACTGGAGCGGGTTCTCAAACCCACCGGTTGCGTGATCTTGTCGAGCAGCACTTTGGACATGAGGCTGCACTATGGGGATCGTACGGAGAAGCTCACACAGATTTTCACGCAG TTTCAAGAACAGCTGTCTGTGTATGCCAACGAAAAGATCAACCGAGTTACGGACGACTATGAAGAAATATTCATGTCCCTGCCCTTCCAGGACAAAAAGAG AATTACCGGTGTGCTTGATAAAGTCCCCATGACTGTGGCTGAGCTGATGGGATTAATCCAGTCGTTCTCCATGTACCAAATGTTTCTAAAAGACCAGCCTGAGGCAGCCAAAGCTGCCCTCCAAAACACCGAACAAAG GATCCTGGAGACGATGGGAGTTTCTTCTAAAGAAACGCAGCTGGAGTATTGGACACGACAAGTCTGTGTTCTGGGTTGCAGGAGCTCTTAA
- the LOC110089235 gene encoding uroplakin-3b: MASFLLLLLLAAGGTVGQIEVVRYVPRVSDLNIEGKTTGTTFALEPPNCVFDTFVNSSDEIWVAIAYANATASFKNPTSPKDIPPYEALFSSHGYMTMKATLSSYPCKGAKPGKVLRIGNESSCKNDDTETTCNGPLPSAGPFRVKFLAMGSKGPKAETRWSIPITLKKAEAWKGIDTWPGRRSGDMIVITVILSSLCGVVTIAFLSTVGYECFKRLRQEPPEDQQEQRPDPEPFQGSRYDTHHIPPAPPMPPPPPAMDIPPAPQLISTSS, from the exons ATGGcctccttccttctgcttctgttgcTGGCTGCTGGTGGGACCGTCGGCCAAATAG AGGTGGTTCGTTACGTCCCTCGTGTCTCGGATTTGAACATAGAAGGGAAGACCACAGGCACCACTTTTGCTTTGGAGCCCCCAAACTGTGTCTTCGATACCTTTGTCAATTCCTCGGACGAGATCTGGGTGGCGATCGCATACGCTAATG CCACGGCCAGCTTCAAGAACCCAACGAGTCCTAAGGATATCCCGCCGTATGAAGCCCTGTTCTCCTCACATGGCTACATGACCATGAAAGCCACCCTCTCCAGCTACCCGTGCAAAGGAGCCAAGCCCGGGAAAGTGCTCCGCATTGGCAACGAGTCAAGCTGCAAAAATGACGACACCGAGACTACCTGTAATGGCCCCTTGCCCTCTGCAGGTCCTTTCAG AGTGAAATTCCTTGCCATGGGCTCCAAAGGTCCTAAAGCAGAAACACGGTGGTCAATTCCAATCACTCTCAAGAAAG CTGAGGCGTGGAAAGGTATTGACACCTGGCCCGGACGACGCAGCGGAGACATGATTGTCATCACGGTCATCCTCTCTTCGCTCTGCGGGGTCGTCACCATCGCTTTCCTTAGCACGGTCGGCTATGAATG CTTTAAGCGTTTGAGGCAAGAGCCACCTGAAGACCAACAGGAACAGCGCCCGGATCCAGAGCCCTTCCAAGGCAGTCGCTACGACACCCATCACATCCCTCCCGCCCCACCTATGCCGCCACCTCCACCGGCCATGGACATCCCTCCTGCCCCACAGCTCATTTCCACCTCCTCTTAG
- the CYB5D2 gene encoding neuferricin isoform X1 codes for MLRGGALAVLALGCAAAWLWRRGFDPRSWLGDPVLSAAELSRYTGTEESAGLYLAVLGQVFDVQRGRRHYGPGGAYSFFSGKDASRAFATGDFTPAGLVDDISGLSPSEMLIIQNWLSFYTKNYVRIGKVAGRFYHENGTPTEVLRQARDLIENGQKLQAQEEEKKQQFPPCNSEWSSTGGSRVWCSKQSGGVNRDWTGVPRKLYEPGSHRSHCVCVKTEGSSHYSPNLQEYEGCHPLSDWCALKD; via the exons ATGCTGCGCGGGGGAGCGCTGGCGGTCTTGGCTCTCGGCTGCGCGGCCGCCTGGCTCTGGCGTCGTGGGTTCGATCCCCGCTCGTGGCTCGGGGATCCCGTCTTGAGCGCCGCCGAATTGAGCCGCTACACGGGGACGGAGGAGAGCGCCGGGCTGTACCTGGCGGTGCTGGGGCAGGTCTTCGACGTGCAGCGGGGACGCCGGCATTACGGGCCCGGGGGCGCATACAGCTTCTTCTCAG GTAAAGATGCTTCCAGGGCTTTTGCAACAGGCGACTTTACCCCAGCTGGACTGGTGGATGATATTTCTGGCCTTTCGCCCTCGGAAATGCTGATCATCCAGAACTGGCTTTCCTTCTATACTAAGAATTACGTGCGTATCG GTAAAGTGGCCGGGCGATTCTACCACGAAAACGGGACACCTACCGAGGTTCTGCGGCAAGCCCGGGACCTCATTGAAAATGGACAGAAGCTGCAGGctcaggaagaggagaagaagcagcagtttCCGCCATGCAATTCAGAATGGAGTTCCACTGGAGGAAGTCGTGTCTGGTGTTCCAAACAGAG TGGAGGAGTCAACAGAGACTGGACCGGTGTCCCCAGGAAGCTGTATGAGCCAGGATCCCACCGCAGTCATTGCGTGTGTGTGAAGACGGAAGGGTCATCTCATTACAGTCCCAATCTACAAGAATACGAAGGGTGCCACCCACTCTCTGACTGGTGTGCTTTGAAAGACTGA